CCCTACCATGACAGAACACATGAAAATGGTGAGTGATGAGTTTAAAGACATCGTTCTTTTATCGTATTCGGTTACGCCTTGGATAGACACGCCAAGCGTTTTAAAAGCCTATAAAAAAAGTCACGAAATAGAAAACATCAACTGGCAGTTTCTTACGGGTTCAAAAGCTGACATCTACGATTTAGCCAGAAAATCATATTATGCCGAAGAGGATATTGGCTTCAGCAAAGACAGCACAGAATTCTTACATACAGAGCACTTCCTATTGGTAGACAAAAGCAAAAGAATCCGCGGTATTTATAACGGTACTTTGGCTTTTGAAATGGAGCAGCTGACCGAGGATATTAAGACTTTACAGCTGGAAACGTCAGCAAAATAGATATGAGCTTTAGAGAGCGTCTGCCAAAGCAATACCTTGGTCTAAATATTATTTGACAGTAAGCTTTTACTCAAAAATTGACATTTATGGATATTAGCTACAATAAGCATAGATTTGGCTACAAATATATTTCCGATGCTACGGACATTTGTAGAAACAAAATTTAAACGAAATGTCGATTAACAAAATAGCCTTGCTTACTGGTGGTAGCCGTGGTTTAGGCAGAGATATGGCCATAAATCTTTCTAAAAAAGGAATTGATGTTATATTCACTTATCATACTAATGAAGCTGCGGCAAATGAGGTCATAAGCGAAATAGAGCAAAACGGACAAAAAGCAAAAGCTTTTCAATTAGACACTAGTAATGTCGGTCAATTTGATGCATTCTTCACAAACCTCTCGGCATACCTGACAAGCACATATGGCAGTCCAAATTTCGATTTCCTTATCAATAATGCAGGAACTGGCGTTTATAAACCCTTCTTAGAAACTACGGAAGAGCAGTTTGACAGCATGGTCAATATTCACTTTAAAGGTGT
This sequence is a window from Arcticibacterium luteifluviistationis. Protein-coding genes within it:
- a CDS encoding SCO family protein, with amino-acid sequence MYRIAFLLVSSIWLLGCHEKETEGLALPYYNDPTFTPVFVNETSDVSAEITHTIDDFQFLNQDSVLIDQSILQDKIHVANFIFTSCGIICPTMTEHMKMVSDEFKDIVLLSYSVTPWIDTPSVLKAYKKSHEIENINWQFLTGSKADIYDLARKSYYAEEDIGFSKDSTEFLHTEHFLLVDKSKRIRGIYNGTLAFEMEQLTEDIKTLQLETSAK